From the genome of Magnolia sinica isolate HGM2019 chromosome 12, MsV1, whole genome shotgun sequence:
gtgtatgtggcccatgaatgaggcccatagtgatgtgtattaggtccttgtgtgagacatgggccccactatacgtttggctctatgtgggtcactccttgggagcaatgatggttaaatgtccacattgatgggcgatgatggttagatgtctacattgtgaccttcccttaggccctttgttaggccaatggcagattccgattgtcaaggccaatttcgactaccgaggccgattccgattgtcgaggccgattttgattgtcgaggccaattctgattattaaggccgattccgattgtcgaggtcgattccgattgtcgaggtcgattccgattgttgagactgtttatcgaggccgattccgattgttgaggccaattgtcgaggtaggacgattatcgaggccgattaccgatgctgattatcgaggtcgattgtcgatactgattatgagtatgtgacaacatagcatcatgatacatgcacatatgcatcatctgcatgtttgttatgagatgtggttgaccattgcatatgtcattgggcaggttgttatgagactccgtgATAAGtaaaggttatctcacatgagcgcacagtaagcgtaggattgatgcatgactggattatatgactcatgcatcttacattgtgtgttgtgattactgtatgccctaacgacatcagggtcgtagcctccacaagcatatcatggatagccagatgggacaccagaaatatgttattagcatcgagttaccatagatagccctgggtgaaaatccctaaaccttcttggtatcagaggacgccccaacgtcgagaccgagtggatatatatgagcgtatgagggcggtataccagtaggccgcgtctcccactgtgtcgtggtcggttgggagggggtgtggccttacccacctaagggagtaggcaatgctaggttgagtctgaccagcttgaggaatgggtccactatcaacgagccgggcctgatattggtaagcggatagtgatgtctcttccacttacctggttgtgtgcttgatggggcggcaagtggCGTAGAGTGTTCTAGACCCCgctgatgatctcagagatgtacaatactgatttgtggagcaggagttgcatacttagcattatattcattcattcattcattcactatccactcgggctggtagtgcgcaactaattgttatatgtactttcgcaatggccaggatttcgattggggtgtgcgactaacctgagatcaagagcttaccacattgagtctatctatccaaatttaggtatgagactagtttggatagaagtccttcgtgataggccccatagcctgcgataccacgtactatcatcctgacttcacactgcagcttgctcatttcattcgcaccacatattacatattgcattacatcctcggtatatggcattttaggttgctatgtttttgcatttatatgacctagatgaggctgaggtattcgtagctcttccgaattgcatattgcattgcatcctcgatatctaatatctggttcattatatttccgcattacatagccgatttacattactttctcagtatatgacattggcttactatgtctttttcatcacatatcctggatgaggttgatgatattttttatggacttattagtatttctgcttactctgatattgaatggtttgtggacttaccagtatcttcgtttactctgatattacattctgagcatgcatatactgctcacacacttacaccaccctctaaaatttctataagcttatacacgatagatgcgtgcaggtggcattaggttgcagcagcgttgagcatggagcatacAGTTATCTTttagagttttgatttttgatatatgtatttttctttcaacattgtattcaaatgtttatattagtggatatgtgatgatgatgttgcctttgtgatttgggtaaacttgtggttatgcttattatgagtaaatgtacattgaaaaatcctccttgtaggatcgtaggatcagaatctggcgtatagacgctgggagccgagaatggggtactacagaggttgttggcactggatttggcgatcaggaattttgtgagcctggtttttgagtttgaggcgtgacacagtgtggatatgaaaaacatttatcaaggtggccccagacggtaagggtaacactacTGAGCTGTTACACGGGCAATAGCTAATCCGCTCCTATGTTCCACGGTAACACCTGGATGCAGATTGCTCGCTGGCACTGCCAATTTCTATTGGATAGTGCTCTTTCgacgccaccatgatgtaggatGTGAATTTACTGCGAAATccttttgtaggaagttcctgggcaaggatgttgggtgaggcccattgccaTGTTTTgtggaaaatctactccgttcatttgtttagcgagttcattttaggaaaatcgagcaaaaatgaggtggatcaaaaactcatgtaggccacacgagagggaaaattggaaaaagaaatacctaccgtcgaaaccttcctagggttcaccttgatgtctatatgccatccaaaccgtttataaggtcattaccattaGGATgaggtgaaaatacaaaaaatttagcctgacACAGCTTTTAAGGCCAcaggaatatttcaacggttcTCATTGAATCCCCACAGtctcctctcatgtggcccacttgagttttggatccaattCATTTTTGGtcaaatatcctaaaatgagctcaaaaaacagatgaacggggtagatttctctaAAACATGGCGGTGGCCACACCCAACACCTTACGcatgaacttcctgtgaaaggctctAGCAGGAAATCAACatcccatgatatatgtgttttattcacatcgtgTAACTATGTTTCCAATATCATAttaaagcatgagacaaaaagtAAAATAGATCCatgtcttaagtggaccacaacacaagaacaaagtggggattgaacacccacaattaaaatcttcctaaagcccactgtaacatttatttgtcatccaacctgttgattaggtcacatggacttggatgaagggaaaataaaaatatcactttaaaactttcgtggctttaagaagtttttaatggtggctgaAAGGATGCCTCGACGCATGGTCACCTCTACGTGGCGATATGGGGTTCACTTAGGGCCCGCATTAATGGAGAGAGATAGGTGTCTGCTTGTGAGTCGTCTAGAAGGCAAAGCGACGCTCACCACTCTGTGCACGACTTTTCATATGGAACCACTGCCATAATATCTTCCTCGATCACCGTAGGATACACCGTCTCTTTTCAATTCCTTCCTTAATCAGTAGGCAATAAAATCAAGGAACACAGATGGAACAAGCCGAGCTCCCACCGTTAAAAGTTCAAAATCTCTTGCTCACATATCAATTCAAATCTGTTTTACTTCCCCAGCTCATGAAAATAGAACTCGAAAGTATGGGGGCAACTGTTATGGGCAAAATTGAGCTGACCTAACATTTGAGACACGTGGCAAAAATCCATTAGAGCAGACTACCTGAACGATTGAAGTGTTTACAGCAAGACTTGCGCCATATATGAGCAAGACTACCCAGTGATATCCTAGCTGAAAATCATGCTAATCAAGGCATAATCAAATAAATACTCGAAAATGTATTCTAACTCAAACACGGGCTCTTCCAGTGTCTCTTACCGATCTACTCGTATACGCGAGCTACCTAGCAAACTTATAAATACATCACCATTCTCAAAGGAAAGGCAAGCACAATAATTTCGACTCTAACTACACCCACTTTGGGTTCATTTACTTGACTTAGAAATCAGAGGGTACCAGGCCACAATTGATGCCCCCAGTGTTTTCTTACTCTCCATTAAAATATCGGTACCGAAGGGCTCGAAAGAATTAGTACAGGGTTGGCTGATTCAAGTGATAACAATGGCCATTCAAATACCACTGTTTTGTTGATGGTGGCcgacttaagatttggatccgccTTATTTCTGGGTTCCCTTCGTCAATTAAGATCGCAGTATAATAAAAGGCGTGGCAGTGTGGATATGAAAAACATATGGGCCCGCATAGAGCCGTCCGGTAGCTACTGGCTACAAAACGCGTCAACAGGGATTCGGATTCCGCAtccgtaacacctaatccgctcctgtcTATCTGTTCACATTCCACGCAACCACGCCAAGAGGGTCGAGAGATCAAGATCGGGAGCGAGAGAGATGGAGGAAGTGGGGCTAGTGATCTTGCCAGCCCCAGGAATCGGGCACTTGATCTCTACCGTGGAATTAGCAAAACGCCTTGTGAAGCAGAAGCCCTTCTCCATCACAATCCTCATGATGCGCTTTCCAGTCCCCGGCACTGACGCCTACATCAAATCCGTTGCCGCCTCCGGTCTCGACATCCGATTCGTTGACCTCCCTTCCATCCAGTTCCCACCCTTCGAGGAGAGTCAGGGCCCAGAAACATTCGTCTCCTTATTCATCGAACGCCACAAGCCCTTGGTCAAGGACGCCATCACAAGTATCTCTGCCTCGACGAAAACCCGTTTCGTCGCATTGATCATCGACCTCTTCTCCACCACCATGATCGACGTGGCAACCGAGCTCGGCATCCCTACATACTTATACTTTACATCATGCGCAGAATTGCTAGCGCTCATGCTCTACCTCCCGACGCTCCACACCCAGATACCCTGCGAGTTCCATGAATACCAAGGAGAAGTAGAGATTCCTGGGTTGCGGCCGTTGCCTCCCAACGTCATGCCAACGCCACTGATGAACAAGAAAACTGACGGGTACGCATGGTTCGTCCACCACGGCCGAAGATTCCGAGAAACACAAGGAATTATCATCAACACATTCTCCGAGCTAGAGCCGACCGCACTTGAGGCTGTGACCGACGGCCGATGCCTGCCCGACCACGCAACTCCGCCTATTTACCCAGTGGGACTATTGATCGCTCTCGGCGAGAATTCCCAATCCAAATCAACTGGCTTGATCGAATGGCTGGACAAACAACCGCGGGCGTCAGTTGTCTTCCTGTGCTTTGGAAGCATGGGCACCTTCTCCCCGCCGCAGGTGAAGGAGATAGCACAGGGGCTGGAGAAGAGCGGGGAGCGGTTCCTTTGGTCTCTGCGGTGCCGTGCATCGGAGAAGCTCAGCATGCCAGTCGATGCGGATTTGGACCAGGTCTTGCCGGATGGTTTCTTGGATAGGACCAAAGGGCGGGGATTGGTGTGGCCGTCCTGGGTGCCGCAAGCAGCAATCCTCGCCCACCCGGCAGTTGGAGGATTTGTTTCCCACTGTGGCTGGAATTCGGTCTTGGAGAGCTTATGGTTTGGAGTGCCTATATTAGCATGGCCGCTGTATGCTGAGCAGAGGCTTAACGCTTTCCAGCTTGTGAAGGATTTCGGTCTGGCCGTGGAAATGAAGTTGGATTTTGATGGACATGGGTTGGTTAGTGCGGAGGAATTGGAAAGGGGAGTAAGGTGTTTAATGGAAGACTCTGAGGAAGGGATGAAAATGAGGAAGACGGTAGAGGAAAAAGGAGAGGTGAGTAGGAATTCTTTGAAAGACGGGGGCTCTTCTTTCGCTTCCTTGGAGCGCCTTGCCGACATACTCATCCATGGTTCAGCCTTTCCACATTGACCGGAGAATCTGATTATGGTAGAACTGTAGTTATGCAGATCATGTAGCATGTTGAGATATCAATCTGGTCTGTTCATCTAGTGAGCATTGTTACGAATAAGTTTGAGAATGATGTATAGGGACCGTTTTCAATCACTACAACAAAaaaaagcctttagcctcagttcaatACCGTGGTCAAAAAGGTTAAAAACCGGGGATAAAGCCTTTAGCCTCGATTTTACCTCAATTATTCAAATTGAGGCTGCAACCTCCGTGGCTAAAAGCCTTTAGTCTCAGCTTTAGAAACCAAGGCTAAAAAggttttatagcctcggttcttcaattAAAGCTAAACGAGCTTTTCTAGCTTCGATTGTTTGAAAATGAggataaatccaaattttaacctcaattgccttcaaccgaagctaaatctatttttaatttTAGTTCTCAACCACTGgtgctaaagcctttagccacaagGGTTGCAGTCTCAGTTTGGATAACCAAAGCAAAACTGAGGCTGAATTTTAGATTTAGCTTCATTAACAAATTGTGGttaaaaatgtttaattttatttttaaatatttatttaaaaacaATCATAAAAATACAATACTAACAAAGCAGTTAaccatttatttaaaattttcaaaatactaCAGGCACAAATaacactaagggcgtgtttggttttccataatcCAAGTAAATCGCtgtaaagaagtaattattacatttttttttcacttgtttggaaaTGAGTGAGTAATTTCACCTAGAAAACTGGtctaaaaatgttgacttaaattcgtgggccccactataatgtatataatacatccgtgtcatccatctgttttattagaatattttgaggcttgatccaaaaaaattagaaagatctaatgttcaattggcccacatgaaaggaaacaataaacttaatttgtccaccgttgaaagttgattcttttattgggcccacattgaggtttattcaccatctaacccgttcatagggtcacatggacatggataagtgaaaaatataaatataagcctgatctaaaatttctaagggcctcaacaagtttttaatggtaggcattcaattctcataatttcatgtggtgtgtggttcacttgaccttggattttcctaatttttgggctcatgccttaaattcatttggcataatgaatgggcggtgtggataagccacacacattatggtgggcctcatatttattttacaaattcctcGATTTAAGTGCTTAAAAAGTAATTGATCAAgtcagcattgggaaagatgcaggtaattaccttggtaaataatgattactcatttacaagaaaattacacttgagccagaaaaccaaacaggccctaagcataAAAACGCAATACCAACAAATGGTTATCCGTCTATTTAAACTAACAAAATAGACACAAATAACACTAAACAAAGTTCTGCTTCCTATTGCTTTCCACACAAGTTTGAGAGCTGCCTTGTGCTGCAGATCTTGACAGCAGATCAGATAACTGCTCTATAGACATTTTCCCCACTGCAATCTTTGCTAACATTTCCCTCTGCTCATTCATCTTCAGTCTTTCTAGTTACAAACAAATGTTCCTCACTGTCGCACCCATCTGCTTCAATCTATCTTCTTGTTGCATGCTCAATGTCATATTCGACTGCAAcctaaaacaaaaaaggaaataatTCAGAAATGAGATCCATCGTAGTTATGCAGTTGGAAAGAAGTCATAGATAAAATTAACGTCTTGTATAGCTAAAGATTTACCTAAAATTCTTCATTGTGAAAGTAACTGATTGGAAACGAAAAATAAACAATCAACACAGATATAATTTTGCAAATGACTGCACCATCCATCATTGAAAAAGGTCAGGTTTTAAATGCTTGAATACTACAGGTACCTGATGACGGATTCTAATTTACCCTCAGCATATAAATGTTTCAGCTGCAAACGAATTATGTTTTCTTAATAAAACCATCACATAAGGATCCTTATCAAACATTGAAGGAGCTTATGATTTAAGAAACAAATTGACCTGGAGATGAGAAGGATAATTTGTCTCTGCTATCTATATCTAAGTTGGTAACAACAAATTTCTCTAAAGCTCCTCTATGAAAAAGAAACGAGAATATCTAGAATTTTATACTACTAAAACTGCATCTTTCCTGAAAAGCTGTATACATAACTGTAACCTTATAGATTGTGGGTATGGTTTAAACAAACCCAGTCTAAAGATGCATGTTCCACAGATAGAACCGGATACTGTATGTTTCTACCCGAATTATGATATTGTTGCTTATCTGCGGAGATAGCTctcaaaattgcaaaaaaataaaaataaataaaaataaaaataaaaaataaataaataaaccgaTTCAATTTACAAGTTGTTCTATGTTGCTCAGCTGGCACTATTTACAGTAAATTGTATATAACAAACAACTTTAAGATTTTTAAAATCCTTTTAGATCTGTAGATCTGCATTAGATGCCAAaaccaataaaaaaaaagaaaaagagaaaaaaagacaAGTATCATGTGTTGATAGTTGCAAAGCAAAGGTGGGATTGCATTGAGATAAATCCAACAAAGATAATATGCTATTGGATATGGGAAGTAGCTTTAAGTGCCATCTAATCATAACTTGCTTTTGAGTGCTTGTCACTTACCACATTAACCTACATATCAGAAAGCATGGACCTCAATTGCTTGGCAACAAAGTCCTCTGAAACATGAACTCCCTGATTATAACAAAATAACTCCATTAGAAAAACCTTATTTCAAAATGAGGCATGAGCAAAAATTGAATAGCACTAAAGAAATTGAATAAAGATAAAGAACAACTGATaacatctgataaaagaaaatgcTTTGAAGAATGATTGCATATTGATGcggaaaattttctaaattatatcaacaaaataacaaaaaaaccttgacttcaaggaaagaagaaaaaaaaacatagaaatgcAGAACCAGCTTCATGAATTGGAGGAACCGAAAGGCTAAAAGAAATGGAATTTGACATCATGTGGGGTGATGCCTAACCTTAACTTGGGTGAGCAGTTCATTAGGTAGAGGACCACCTGAGTAGCAAATGAAATCAAGAAACATATCAATAGCTCCAGGCTCCAGTCCTGTCAGTAGTATTTTCTGAACGAACTCATCTATTGCCTTGGAAGTGTCATAGTAACACTGGAAGCCACCCATCAAAACATTCATGGCAGCCACAAAGGAAAAGTTCTAGTAAATTTGAGCAGCATATTCATATCCGAACATGGCAGCACAACTTTTATataaaagccaaccccaaattgccGAGatgggcttagatgatgatgaaacaACAACGACTACTAGTAGTAAAGGTTCATTAGGATGCACAAGTAGATTAAATTGCAAACATTCTAGTCAatcaagaagaaatgaggaaaaaaaaataaaatggtttCCTATCATCCCTATTTTATAGCCCTCAAATTTAAGTTATATTCCTTTCAACTCCAACTTGAAAGAGTAATGCGATGGTAATTGGAACTGAGATCCGCAATATAAATGCTCAGGTAAGTAAACCTCAGCCATTTGCACTTTAATAGAGCAATTAAAGTGGTTGAATTATACAGTGTGGCCAAATGCACCCTTAAGACTCATTTGAGCAATTGAAGAACTCAATCAATTACTTGATAAATTAGACTAAAAATGCAAGATATTTAAACTTGAAAAACTCAATCCAATGCTGAGATTTGGGTTGGTTCAGACTCAACCCTTAATCAGGTCTGATTCAGTTTCTAACTTTTGATGAAGAAAAGagagaacaaaaaaataaaaaataaaaaaattcattcatCAGGTAGAACATTACAAGCTTCCTTGGCCCAAGAATCATATTGGTCCATTCATTAGGCTGCATATATATGAGAAAATTGCGCGCATGTTGAAAATTCCACAATGGAAGATCCCAAGATAGATGAAGCAAATAGGATTGAAATCTAATTAATTGCAACAGATCTGAAATGTACATACaactttttagaagaaaaattcTACAATGGAAAATAGAAAGATAATGGAAAGACAAATGAGAAACGATATATTTGGAAAATAAATGGAAGTAAGTGATAATGGAGAGACAAAATAGTTGATGCCTAATTGTACTTCTATAgtatgaataaaaataaaattgattgaaGAATAACAGAAACTGTCTTCGGAAACAAAAATTGCATTTTTTACTttgaagtttcttcttcttcttctcttccttctagGGACTACTAGGAAATTTCTATTCAACAcagtttgtacatgtggcactGTGGTTTAGTTGCCAATCCATAATCGTGTTAAGTTGGCCTTCATTATGGATGGGCCAGACAGAGAATTTCAACACAGATAGCCCACATTCAATGTAAAATCATGATCAGGCTATCAGATCAATGATCTAAATCACCATGAGCCTCACATGTAGAAACTCCATGTGCAACAGAGAAGTTCTTTATTATTGATTAACAGAGAACCTCTGCTTACACAGTAATTATAGATCACATCCTGTGTAAACAGGTGGTGAGGCCCAAGAAAAAAAGTTAATTTTAATGAGCGATAGGTGCAGGCTTAAAAGAGAGATGTTTCGTAAATTATACAGTGGATATTATACGTTAAACAGATGTAAAAGAGAGTGATATTCAATAGACAGTGCGTTATGCATATATAGTGACATTCAACAGACACTGCGTTATGCATATATAGCTAGTGCgctattggctagtggcaggatcACTCGCTAATCTGATTCCATATAAGCAGAATAGGTGCGGCCTCGAACTCACCCAACATAGTCCGACCTGGCCATGGGGctcaacttgatgtgtataatgtatatccacaccgtccctctgtttttccatatcattttagggcacgggaacaaaaaataataagataaaatctcaggtgtactataccgtaggaaacaatggtaattgaacacccacggttagaaacttactagggcccaccgtaatgtttcggtagtgtttattttccatccaatccattgataaagtcacatgaaccaggatgaagggaaaactcaagTATCGGATtaatccaatacttttgtggcccatgagaaggttttaatggtcaatcgttGTTGTtacaatggtatggtccacctgagatttggatctatttcatttttgagttcCTGCACTAAAATTAATTCTTAATTTTAtcaattttatgaaaattctcaaaaagaaaaaaatcaagattcttattttatgttattttattcTAAATTTTTTCAAGATTATAAATTTGTAGTATGGATGGGAGAGATAGTTTTTTGATCCAGGGAGAGAGAGTTTTGTGATCCAGGGTTCGATCCATATTTATGTTAGCTGGTAGAGCTAGAGCAGTGATTCAGAGATACAAAGAGACAATGTTGGGGAAATTATCACTAAAACCTCATCATAGCTAAAATTCAAGAGATCTGATACAGATCCAAATCACACGATGCAGGACAGATTCTAATATGAAATGAGTTCTTGGTTTTTACCTGTCAAGGCCCCACTCGGAACAGCAGCCCTAGCTAGGGTTCCATCACTCAGACAAACATCCACCTGAGGGAATAAACAGGCAGAGAGAAACACCCATCACATATAAGAACAAGAAACGGAAATTTCTTCATCAGAAGAGAGAATCACACAATCTGAACCGATGCCTGATTACGATCTGATCAGacgaacattacagtggcccgctataatgtttatttgacatccaacctcttgattagtcCGTACAGACTTGAATGAAAGTATAAAAGGGaacaccagcttgatccaaaactttcacggcccgcaagaagtttttaatggtgagcgttcaatcaacaccaagtggtccacttgagatttggatgtatctCATTGTTGGGCTCAAATCATaaaatgttttagaaaaatgtacggatgacatggatgaaacgcatacatcatgatgggcccacgtagcaccgaccactagctattggctagtggcaggatcACTCGCTAATCTGATTCCATATAAGCAGAATAGGTGCGGCCTCGAACTCACCCAACATAGTGCAACCTGACCATGGGGCTCAATTTGATGTGTATAATgtatattcacattgtccatccattttttcatataattttagggcatgggaacaaaaaataataaaataaaatctaatgcttactataccataggaaacaatggtaattgaacactCATGGTTAGAAACTtactagggtccaccgtaatgttttcatagtttttatttttcatccaatctgttaataaagtcacaccaacgaggatgaagggaaaactcaagTATCAgattaatacaaaacttttgtggcccataagaagtttttaatggtcaatcgtcATTGTtacaatggtatggtccacctgagattcggatctatttcattttttggttccTGCACTAAAATTAATTCTTAATTTTAtcaattttatgaaaattctcaaaaacaaaaaaaaaatcaagattcttatttttttttttaattctaaattttttcaagATTATAAATTGGGAAATTGACTGTACTTGCcttgaagtttgggcaaattacctagaacaaTATAACACTTCATATATTCCAAGCAGGGCGTTCTGACAGCTTTTGGAGATTGTttcggacgaaaatgcccctgaccttcGTTTAGTAGTTGCACGGTTTTCTAGGGACTAAGAAGTTACGTTGTATTTAATGCcaataaagtgatgtgtacggaacccatTTCGCGCATGGGCAAGGAttaaactcgtggggcccatattgatatatgtgtataattcatgccgtccatcctttttaccgtgtcattttagggctagggtccaaatatcagcctgatctagagcttgtgtgggtcacataatagaaaataatggtgacaatggaacccattgttgaaactttccatgcTCAGTGTagtgtttgttagaagtggacattgtccaagttaggactttttgggcccatgccaagCTGAccaacaaggtggacggaacggatctcccTATTATTGGCCtcaggctattgtaccaatggctattATTTCCTTTGGCAGTAAAGGAAGTGAATATGTAACAACCGTGACCTgggaaaactacgacccatgacaaccacgacccatgacaaccacgacccatataccatgataactacgacccttactacattacaatcacaacccttaccacattacaaccaggtatgg
Proteins encoded in this window:
- the LOC131221287 gene encoding UDP-glycosyltransferase 71K1-like; this translates as MEEVGLVILPAPGIGHLISTVELAKRLVKQKPFSITILMMRFPVPGTDAYIKSVAASGLDIRFVDLPSIQFPPFEESQGPETFVSLFIERHKPLVKDAITSISASTKTRFVALIIDLFSTTMIDVATELGIPTYLYFTSCAELLALMLYLPTLHTQIPCEFHEYQGEVEIPGLRPLPPNVMPTPLMNKKTDGYAWFVHHGRRFRETQGIIINTFSELEPTALEAVTDGRCLPDHATPPIYPVGLLIALGENSQSKSTGLIEWLDKQPRASVVFLCFGSMGTFSPPQVKEIAQGLEKSGERFLWSLRCRASEKLSMPVDADLDQVLPDGFLDRTKGRGLVWPSWVPQAAILAHPAVGGFVSHCGWNSVLESLWFGVPILAWPLYAEQRLNAFQLVKDFGLAVEMKLDFDGHGLVSAEELERGVRCLMEDSEEGMKMRKTVEEKGEVSRNSLKDGGSSFASLERLADILIHGSAFPH